One part of the Bacillota bacterium genome encodes these proteins:
- a CDS encoding valine--tRNA ligase has product MDKMSTAYNPAEIEPRLREYWQDKFKAPDNPEGETFSIVMPPPNVTGALHMGHAMDNTLQDVLTRWKRMQGVATLWLPGTDHAGIATQIKVEEKLREEGLSRHDLGREEFIDQVWKWKEEYHGRIISQLEQIGISCDWSRERFTLDEGCSRAVREVFVRLYEKGLIYQGEYMVNWCPRCQTAISDIEVEHQDAEGSLWHIKYPLADGSGQLVVATTRPETMLGDTAVAVHPEDERYQDFVGKEILLPVMERRIPVIADEHVDPEFGTGAVKVTPAHDPNDFEIGLRHQLPHVVVIDPTGKMTGATGKYEGMDRYQCRKQLLADLEAAGWLLDTESHQHAAGHCQRCETIVEPLVSKQWFVKMKPLAEPAIEAVKSGDIRFVPSRFEKIYFNWLENIRDWCISRQIWWGHRIPAWYCQCGETIVSTEEPTACSKCGSNDLCQDEDVLDTWFSSALWPFSTMGWPNETSDLQKYFPTNVLVTGYDIIFFWVARMIFTALEFTGQAPFKDVYIHGLIRDEQGRKMSKSLGNGIDPLEMIKEYGADTLRFTLLTGAAPGNDIRFQQDKVEASRNFANKIWNASRFVLMNLEGEVEPINDADLDFASRWILERYNKTITAVTNNLEKYELGEAARVIYEFLWNEYCDWYIEAAKLGLAGDAKARKLTQAVLKKVLTGALQLLHPIMPFITEEIWQQLEPGSIALSQWPQAAGNYDGSAFRKVMELVRAVRNIRSELNISPGKKIPAWLYVESDADYYELGELVCHLGRVSEFKVIAAGEKPREAVGRTLGFGEVLVPLAGVIDIDQEIARLEKETGSLDFEVERLEKKLANPGFTGKAPAAVIAKEQEKLRDYQAKRQLVIERLAQMKDVGPNNG; this is encoded by the coding sequence ATGGATAAAATGAGCACTGCATACAATCCGGCGGAAATTGAACCGCGTCTGCGGGAATACTGGCAGGACAAATTCAAGGCACCGGATAATCCTGAGGGAGAAACATTTTCAATTGTGATGCCGCCGCCAAATGTCACAGGCGCATTGCACATGGGCCATGCCATGGATAATACACTGCAGGATGTCCTCACCCGGTGGAAGCGGATGCAGGGCGTAGCCACGCTTTGGCTGCCGGGCACTGACCACGCGGGCATTGCCACCCAGATCAAGGTGGAAGAAAAATTGCGTGAAGAGGGCTTGAGTCGTCATGATCTCGGCCGCGAGGAGTTTATTGACCAGGTCTGGAAGTGGAAAGAAGAGTATCACGGACGGATTATTAGTCAGCTTGAACAGATAGGGATTTCCTGCGACTGGTCCCGGGAGCGGTTTACCCTGGATGAGGGATGTTCCCGGGCGGTCAGAGAAGTATTTGTCCGGCTCTATGAGAAGGGTCTGATTTATCAGGGTGAGTACATGGTCAACTGGTGTCCCCGCTGCCAGACTGCGATCTCCGATATCGAGGTTGAGCACCAGGATGCCGAAGGTAGTCTCTGGCATATCAAATATCCGTTGGCAGACGGCTCCGGACAGCTTGTAGTGGCCACCACCCGGCCGGAGACGATGTTGGGGGACACTGCCGTGGCAGTGCATCCGGAAGATGAGCGGTATCAGGATTTCGTCGGTAAAGAAATTTTGTTGCCGGTTATGGAACGCCGGATACCCGTGATTGCCGACGAACATGTGGACCCCGAGTTTGGCACCGGCGCAGTAAAGGTGACGCCGGCCCATGATCCCAATGATTTTGAAATCGGGCTCCGCCATCAGCTACCCCATGTGGTGGTTATTGATCCCACTGGAAAAATGACTGGGGCCACAGGTAAGTATGAAGGAATGGACCGCTATCAGTGCCGCAAGCAATTGCTGGCGGATCTCGAGGCGGCTGGCTGGCTGCTGGATACTGAGAGCCACCAGCATGCCGCTGGGCATTGCCAGCGGTGTGAAACAATTGTTGAGCCTTTGGTTTCCAAGCAATGGTTTGTCAAGATGAAACCCCTGGCTGAGCCGGCAATCGAGGCGGTAAAAAGCGGTGACATCCGCTTTGTTCCCAGTCGATTCGAAAAGATTTATTTCAACTGGCTGGAAAATATCCGCGATTGGTGTATTTCCCGGCAAATCTGGTGGGGTCACCGTATCCCTGCCTGGTACTGCCAGTGCGGGGAAACTATCGTATCCACTGAAGAGCCGACTGCCTGCAGCAAATGCGGCAGCAATGACCTGTGTCAGGATGAGGATGTGCTGGACACCTGGTTCAGTTCTGCGCTCTGGCCCTTCTCAACCATGGGCTGGCCCAATGAGACGAGCGATTTGCAAAAGTATTTTCCCACCAATGTTTTGGTCACCGGTTATGACATCATCTTTTTCTGGGTCGCCAGAATGATTTTCACCGCCCTTGAGTTTACCGGTCAGGCCCCGTTTAAAGATGTATATATCCACGGATTAATTCGCGATGAACAGGGGCGCAAAATGAGCAAGTCCTTGGGCAATGGCATCGATCCCCTGGAAATGATCAAGGAATATGGCGCCGATACCTTGCGGTTTACACTTCTGACCGGCGCTGCCCCTGGCAACGATATCCGCTTCCAGCAGGATAAAGTGGAGGCGAGCAGAAACTTCGCCAACAAAATCTGGAATGCCTCCCGGTTTGTGTTGATGAACCTGGAAGGGGAAGTTGAGCCAATCAACGATGCGGATTTGGATTTCGCCAGCCGCTGGATTCTGGAACGCTATAACAAAACGATTACTGCGGTAACAAATAACCTTGAGAAGTATGAACTGGGCGAGGCGGCCCGGGTAATCTACGAATTTTTATGGAACGAATACTGTGACTGGTATATCGAGGCGGCAAAGTTAGGCCTGGCAGGGGATGCCAAGGCCCGGAAACTGACCCAGGCAGTTTTGAAGAAAGTGCTGACCGGCGCTCTCCAGCTCCTGCATCCGATAATGCCATTCATCACCGAAGAAATATGGCAGCAATTGGAGCCCGGCTCCATTGCCCTGTCCCAATGGCCCCAAGCGGCCGGAAATTACGATGGCAGTGCGTTTCGGAAGGTTATGGAGCTGGTGCGGGCAGTTCGCAATATCCGCAGCGAGCTAAACATCAGTCCCGGCAAAAAAATTCCGGCCTGGCTCTATGTGGAATCAGATGCTGATTACTATGAGCTGGGGGAACTGGTTTGTCACCTGGGAAGGGTCTCTGAGTTTAAAGTAATCGCAGCCGGCGAGAAGCCCCGGGAAGCCGTGGGGCGGACTCTTGGTTTTGGCGAAGTGCTGGTACCTTTGGCAGGCGTTATCGACATCGATCAGGAAATCGCCCGTCTGGAGAAGGAAACGGGAAGCTTGGACTTTGAGGTGGAGCGGCTTGAGAAGAAACTGGCTAATCCCGGCTTCACTGGCAAGGCGCCGGCGGCGGTTATCGCCAAAGAACAGGAGAAGCTTCGCGATTATCAGGCCAAGCGGCAGCTTGTAATCGAACGGCTTGCCCAGATGAAGGATGTCGGACCGAACAATGGATAA
- a CDS encoding (2Fe-2S) ferredoxin domain-containing protein: MKSLADLKKIREQQQKIHEPEKLEQVNVIIGMGTCGIAAGARNVLAAVKDAVAEHGLQVNIIETGCIGMCEYEPLLDIQLVPEERITYGQVTPDLARKIIADHIANGQIVYDAAIARLTRED; this comes from the coding sequence ATAAAATCGCTGGCTGATTTGAAGAAAATCCGTGAACAACAGCAAAAGATTCATGAGCCTGAGAAACTTGAGCAGGTAAATGTTATTATCGGAATGGGAACCTGCGGGATTGCGGCCGGGGCCAGGAATGTGCTTGCAGCCGTTAAAGACGCCGTTGCAGAGCATGGCCTCCAGGTCAATATTATTGAGACAGGCTGTATTGGCATGTGCGAATATGAACCCCTGCTGGATATCCAGCTTGTCCCTGAAGAACGTATTACCTACGGCCAGGTTACGCCGGATTTGGCACGCAAGATTATTGCCGACCACATTGCCAACGGGCAGATAGTTTATGACGCAGCAATTGCCCGCCTGACCAGGGAGGATTGA
- a CDS encoding (2Fe-2S)-binding protein has translation MADKDVIICRCEDLTREEVRKLIEAGFTTIEEIKRVSRCGMGPCQGRTCHQLLVREIASITGQSAEEIAPAVARPPIKGVKLGTLLKEAESHE, from the coding sequence ATGGCTGATAAAGATGTAATCATTTGCCGTTGTGAAGATTTGACCCGGGAAGAAGTGCGCAAGCTGATTGAAGCCGGTTTTACCACCATTGAAGAAATCAAGCGTGTCAGTCGCTGCGGGATGGGTCCTTGCCAGGGGCGCACTTGTCACCAATTGCTGGTGCGGGAAATTGCCTCGATTACCGGGCAGAGTGCAGAAGAAATTGCGCCTGCTGTTGCCCGGCCCCCAATCAAGGGTGTCAAACTGGGGACACTCCTGAAGGAGGCTGAGTCACATGAATAA
- a CDS encoding winged helix-turn-helix domain-containing protein — protein MKAYSISTSQAKRLMLAWQQLLPPRSYKGKQAILDYLTRVGCIQYDPINVAGFNHNLVLQARIKDYQPPLLRQLLYKDRKLVDHWDKNMSIYPAADWPYFARQRARLGTQIRSHSQIQAVLPKIRQELSSRGPLSSRDLDFGATVDWYWAPARLARAALESAYFQGELLVHHKSHTRKYYDFAHKHLPADIVTAPDPHPDDADYHDWYVLRRIGSVGLLWNRGSDAWLGMRITAQERNAAFARLRSKKEILPVSVPGIKHELYTKKEALELLDYRCDTTPQAAIIAPLDNLLWDRNLVKALFGFSYRWEVYKPAAQREYGYYVLPVLYGDRFIARFEPTRDKKTGALIIKNWWWEDGITPNPEIESALVDCFDNFIRFLAAPHLENQSVTPLNWVGQAIS, from the coding sequence ATGAAAGCTTACAGTATCAGCACCAGCCAGGCAAAACGACTTATGTTGGCCTGGCAGCAATTACTGCCCCCCCGTTCATACAAAGGGAAGCAAGCAATCTTAGACTATCTGACCCGGGTCGGATGCATTCAATACGACCCAATCAATGTTGCCGGCTTTAATCATAACTTGGTCTTACAGGCAAGAATCAAGGATTATCAGCCCCCGTTGCTCCGCCAATTATTGTACAAAGACCGAAAATTAGTGGATCACTGGGACAAAAACATGTCCATTTATCCTGCTGCAGACTGGCCATATTTTGCCCGGCAGCGAGCGCGCCTGGGCACACAAATTCGCTCACATTCACAAATCCAAGCGGTGTTACCGAAAATTCGCCAAGAGCTGTCCAGCCGGGGCCCCCTTTCTTCCCGGGATCTGGACTTCGGTGCTACGGTGGACTGGTACTGGGCACCCGCCCGTTTGGCCAGAGCAGCCTTGGAGAGTGCCTACTTCCAGGGCGAGCTGCTTGTCCACCATAAAAGCCATACCCGCAAATATTATGATTTCGCCCATAAACACCTGCCTGCGGACATCGTAACAGCCCCAGACCCCCATCCCGACGACGCAGACTATCACGACTGGTATGTTCTCCGGCGCATCGGCAGCGTCGGATTGCTGTGGAACCGGGGCAGCGACGCCTGGCTGGGCATGCGGATAACAGCCCAGGAACGAAACGCCGCCTTCGCCCGGCTGCGTTCCAAAAAGGAGATTCTGCCCGTTTCTGTTCCCGGTATCAAACACGAACTGTACACAAAAAAAGAAGCTTTAGAGCTTCTGGACTACCGTTGCGACACCACCCCCCAGGCGGCTATTATTGCACCCCTAGACAATTTACTTTGGGACCGCAATCTTGTTAAAGCGCTCTTCGGGTTTAGTTATCGCTGGGAAGTTTATAAACCTGCCGCCCAACGCGAATACGGTTATTACGTGCTGCCAGTGCTTTATGGTGACCGGTTTATCGCCCGCTTTGAGCCGACCCGCGACAAAAAAACCGGCGCGTTGATTATCAAAAACTGGTGGTGGGAGGACGGAATAACACCGAACCCTGAAATTGAATCTGCCCTCGTCGACTGCTTTGACAATTTTATTCGGTTCCTCGCTGCCCCGCACCTGGAAAACCAGAGCGTCACCCCCCTCAATTGGGTTGGGCAGGCCATAAGCTAA
- a CDS encoding deacetylase, which produces MRKLLIVLLIILLAGCRPGTEPVTTDKKLPIYSVAREDNKLAISFDAAWGIEYTEQILDTLDEYGIKTTFFVVQFWVEDYPEMAQMIVNRGHEIGNHSATHPEMGNLSPTQIKEEIMSTHKTIYETTGFEPCLFRPPFGHYSDQLLETMEDLGYYTIQWDVDSLDWKERGVEDIVQRVQAQAGPGSIILFHNNAKYIAQALPLLLDYFSERDYHVVPISELIYKNNYYIDHEGRQHKK; this is translated from the coding sequence ATGAGAAAGTTACTTATTGTTCTGTTGATAATTCTCCTTGCAGGTTGCCGGCCTGGGACTGAGCCGGTAACTACCGACAAGAAACTGCCAATCTATTCAGTTGCCCGTGAAGATAACAAGTTGGCAATCTCCTTTGATGCTGCCTGGGGAATCGAGTATACAGAGCAGATTCTGGACACTCTCGATGAGTACGGGATAAAGACTACTTTTTTCGTTGTTCAGTTCTGGGTGGAAGATTACCCGGAGATGGCACAAATGATTGTAAACCGTGGTCACGAGATCGGTAATCATTCGGCCACCCATCCCGAGATGGGTAATTTGAGTCCAACTCAGATTAAGGAAGAAATAATGTCCACCCACAAGACAATTTATGAAACAACAGGCTTTGAACCATGTTTGTTTCGACCGCCCTTTGGCCACTACAGTGATCAACTGCTTGAGACAATGGAGGACTTGGGTTATTACACCATTCAATGGGACGTTGATTCGCTGGATTGGAAGGAAAGGGGAGTGGAAGATATTGTCCAGCGGGTGCAAGCCCAGGCCGGTCCCGGCTCAATTATCTTATTCCACAATAATGCCAAATACATTGCCCAGGCGTTGCCACTATTGTTGGACTACTTCTCTGAGAGAGACTATCATGTTGTCCCTATTTCAGAGTTAATATACAAAAATAACTATTACATCGATCATGAAGGGCGGCAACATAAAAAATAA
- a CDS encoding DMT family transporter, with translation MKRITLADLYLLIVAMIWGANVAVVKSALEELGPLPFNSLRFLIATVLSWLLLAATGNLSLPRRQDIPRLLVLGLTGHMLYQVLFISGINLTSAGNTALLLATIPIWVTALAALLAPRFPPSRPGWGSASQ, from the coding sequence GTGAAAAGGATTACCTTGGCAGATTTATATTTGTTGATTGTAGCGATGATTTGGGGCGCAAACGTGGCTGTGGTTAAGTCCGCGCTGGAAGAGTTGGGCCCTCTGCCCTTTAATTCACTGCGTTTTTTGATTGCCACGGTGCTTAGCTGGCTGCTCCTGGCCGCCACCGGCAATCTGAGCCTGCCCCGGCGGCAAGATATTCCCCGTTTGCTTGTGCTTGGCCTCACGGGGCATATGCTATACCAGGTTCTGTTCATTTCCGGGATTAACCTCACCAGCGCCGGCAATACCGCATTGCTATTGGCGACAATTCCCATTTGGGTAACGGCGTTGGCTGCCTTACTGGCGCCGAGGTTTCCACCAAGCAGACCTGGTTGGGGATCGGCATCTCAATAG
- a CDS encoding 4Fe-4S ferredoxin has protein sequence MLKATGVAGPKDWEAKLPDSQRRKQGPYVVFECFQEIPCNPCEQACPRNAVAIGEDINTIPCIDYGLCNGCAICVARCPGLAIFVVDETYAEGYGKVMIPWEYKPLPAKGDTVTAVGRDGKEVCTAEVVEVRNIKNQDRTAVIGLKVPLEHVNVVRGIKLGGEING, from the coding sequence ATGCTTAAGGCAACCGGTGTCGCCGGCCCCAAGGATTGGGAGGCAAAACTGCCTGACAGCCAGCGTCGTAAACAGGGACCGTATGTGGTCTTTGAATGTTTCCAGGAAATTCCCTGTAACCCATGTGAGCAGGCGTGTCCCCGGAACGCAGTGGCCATTGGCGAAGATATCAATACAATACCCTGTATCGATTATGGCCTTTGCAATGGTTGCGCTATCTGTGTCGCCCGCTGTCCTGGGCTGGCAATATTTGTCGTTGATGAAACCTATGCCGAAGGTTACGGAAAAGTTATGATTCCCTGGGAGTACAAGCCGTTGCCTGCCAAGGGTGATACGGTTACTGCCGTAGGCAGGGATGGTAAAGAAGTGTGTACCGCCGAGGTTGTTGAGGTACGCAATATAAAAAACCAGGACAGGACGGCTGTCATCGGTTTAAAGGTGCCGTTGGAGCATGTGAACGTTGTCCGGGGGATTAAGCTCGGGGGTGAAATTAATGGCTGA
- a CDS encoding tetratricopeptide repeat protein, producing the protein MDKVISFSTGSRIYYRLGTHFYYKNNMDKALSYYQRALAVDPENPINHFNVACLLSELGKYRESSRIFKKILADMDSDFNESLFWLAMNHGQMHQYREAHRFLKEYLDREPDGEYSQQAEEIIDYLRLETPQLTDAQRDKIDHLCHQGIELVSQGDISGAVDCFFKASKIEPELAVPRNNLALAWFYLGDLQKAISETIAALAIEPDNIYANCNLAIFCHAANDELAVRRQLRVLNNLYSDDPDDLLKLGTTYGLLGKDQRAYNIFSAMIDQGVKSFELSLLLAVSAHNSGRSKLAVELLDQLQSQFPDNPYARAYRNRVLRGRKPLPYHLRIPNRLLSKALEAEELTPAVVAALKRNRSLWPHLLWIAKSGNLSTQARITEVFLKLNEPPLLTKLAAFIYQPDVQFLCRKGIFCALAEQEIPLWRKELRPDKLDGSRNRVLELALEAAVAENYSFNHWYQIYLVWQRFCRLHQPVIRNPELWKVALLNFVRGEHTDVAGLARKHELNSTSLRHVLKRLAECMADI; encoded by the coding sequence TTGGACAAAGTAATTAGTTTCAGCACCGGTTCCAGGATTTACTATCGCCTGGGAACACATTTTTACTATAAGAACAATATGGATAAGGCCCTCAGCTACTACCAACGGGCGTTGGCTGTGGACCCGGAAAACCCGATTAACCATTTTAATGTCGCTTGCTTGCTGAGCGAGTTGGGAAAATACCGGGAATCCAGCCGGATCTTCAAAAAAATTCTGGCTGATATGGACTCCGATTTTAATGAGTCGCTTTTTTGGTTGGCGATGAACCACGGCCAGATGCACCAATACCGGGAGGCCCATCGTTTCTTGAAAGAGTATCTTGATCGGGAGCCAGATGGCGAGTACAGTCAGCAAGCCGAGGAGATTATCGATTACCTTCGTTTAGAGACGCCCCAATTGACAGATGCCCAGAGGGATAAGATTGACCACTTATGCCATCAAGGCATTGAGTTGGTCAGTCAAGGCGACATCTCCGGCGCGGTTGATTGTTTTTTTAAGGCTAGCAAGATAGAGCCGGAGTTGGCGGTGCCAAGGAACAACCTTGCCCTGGCCTGGTTTTACCTCGGCGACTTACAGAAGGCAATCTCCGAGACAATTGCAGCATTGGCGATAGAGCCGGATAATATTTATGCCAACTGCAACCTGGCAATCTTCTGCCACGCCGCCAACGACGAATTGGCTGTCCGGCGTCAACTACGGGTTTTGAATAATCTGTACAGTGATGACCCTGATGACCTGCTGAAACTGGGCACTACTTACGGTCTGTTGGGGAAAGACCAGCGGGCATACAATATTTTTTCCGCGATGATCGACCAGGGGGTAAAGAGCTTTGAATTGTCTTTGCTTCTGGCTGTTTCGGCTCATAATTCCGGGCGGAGCAAGCTGGCTGTGGAGCTGTTGGATCAGCTTCAATCACAGTTTCCGGACAATCCTTATGCCCGGGCATACCGAAACCGAGTGCTGCGGGGGCGGAAGCCGCTTCCATATCATTTACGGATTCCCAATCGCCTGTTGTCCAAGGCGTTGGAAGCCGAAGAGCTGACGCCAGCCGTGGTGGCAGCACTCAAACGCAATCGCAGTTTATGGCCACATTTGCTCTGGATTGCCAAGAGCGGCAACCTCAGCACCCAGGCCAGGATTACTGAGGTGTTCCTGAAGCTCAATGAACCCCCTTTATTGACTAAATTGGCGGCGTTTATTTATCAGCCGGATGTTCAGTTTCTTTGTCGGAAGGGAATTTTCTGCGCTCTTGCTGAACAGGAAATTCCGCTATGGCGCAAAGAACTGCGTCCCGATAAGCTGGACGGCAGCCGGAATCGGGTTCTGGAACTGGCCCTGGAAGCTGCAGTGGCGGAAAATTACAGTTTCAACCATTGGTATCAAATCTACCTTGTATGGCAGCGGTTTTGCAGATTGCATCAGCCGGTTATTCGCAATCCGGAGCTGTGGAAAGTCGCCTTGCTTAACTTTGTGCGGGGGGAACACACCGATGTTGCCGGTCTTGCCCGTAAGCACGAGCTGAACTCAACATCATTGCGTCACGTGCTGAAACGGCTTGCCGAGTGCATGGCGGATATATAA
- the nuoE gene encoding NADH-quinone oxidoreductase subunit NuoE: MGTCKCEHQLEQIISDYAGRKGALIPVLQKAQELYGYLPKDAMRRVADGLKLPLSQVYGVATFYAQFHLNPRGRNIIRVCLGTACHVRGAAKILDKIQTELGVGAGETTEDLRYTIEPVACIGACGLAPVLMVNDDTHGRLTTDKIPELLKQYE; this comes from the coding sequence ATGGGAACTTGCAAATGTGAACATCAGCTAGAGCAGATTATTTCCGACTATGCAGGCAGGAAGGGAGCATTGATTCCTGTCTTGCAGAAAGCACAAGAACTTTATGGTTACTTACCTAAAGACGCCATGCGCCGTGTTGCAGATGGGTTAAAGCTTCCCCTCAGTCAGGTATACGGTGTCGCCACCTTTTATGCTCAGTTTCATCTTAATCCCCGGGGGCGGAATATTATTCGTGTTTGTCTGGGGACCGCATGTCATGTGCGTGGCGCCGCCAAAATCCTGGATAAAATTCAAACTGAACTGGGTGTTGGTGCCGGCGAGACTACAGAGGATTTACGTTATACCATAGAACCAGTGGCATGCATTGGCGCTTGTGGTCTTGCACCGGTGCTGATGGTCAATGATGACACCCACGGTCGTCTGACCACAGACAAAATTCCTGAACTGCTCAAACAGTATGAGTAG
- a CDS encoding DMT family transporter has translation MGNGVGCLTGAEVSTKQTWLGIGISIAGIALVTIGGGQKLELGASWRGDLMVVAGTFFYSWYTLNSKVLLSRYSPLQFTTWTMTFGSIALLLFSTSALIRQDWAAVGMIGWGGLAYSSALAIVLGYYIWINGVKKLGAGRTAIYNNLTPVFAMITGWLALGEGVSLLQLAGAALIVTGLYTARTAKAKPSGQQLIIPQKSLS, from the coding sequence TTGGGTAACGGCGTTGGCTGCCTTACTGGCGCCGAGGTTTCCACCAAGCAGACCTGGTTGGGGATCGGCATCTCAATAGCAGGGATTGCCCTGGTGACAATTGGCGGTGGCCAAAAACTGGAGCTGGGCGCTTCCTGGCGGGGGGATTTAATGGTTGTTGCCGGAACTTTTTTTTATAGCTGGTATACTTTGAACAGCAAAGTATTGCTGAGCCGTTATTCACCGCTACAGTTTACCACCTGGACGATGACCTTCGGTTCTATTGCTTTGCTATTGTTTTCAACGTCGGCCCTTATACGTCAAGACTGGGCCGCTGTTGGGATGATTGGTTGGGGAGGGCTTGCCTACTCGTCTGCGTTGGCGATTGTCCTGGGATACTACATTTGGATAAACGGGGTGAAAAAGCTGGGGGCTGGCAGGACTGCTATATATAATAACCTGACGCCGGTCTTTGCCATGATTACCGGCTGGCTTGCCTTGGGCGAAGGTGTGTCGTTATTGCAATTGGCGGGAGCGGCACTGATTGTTACCGGATTATATACCGCCCGCACCGCAAAGGCTAAACCGAGCGGGCAGCAGCTGATAATCCCGCAAAAATCTCTATCTTGA
- a CDS encoding FAD-binding oxidoreductase — protein MNKNTAEVVIIGGGIIGCATAYYLAKAGVTDVVVVERNYLSSGSTGRCGAGVRQQWGLKMNCLLAKESIRAFETLNEELDTGFDIEFKQKGYLMLAYNEKMVEQYKKNVALQQSLDIPVKLITPDEAKEIVPHLNTDGLLAATFCPTDGHINPFTATISYAEAAKRLGVRVMTYTEVTGIEVENNKVVAVNTSNGKIHTNKVFNASGGYSREVGAMAGVELPTHPERHQILVTEPVARLQDPMVISLQHGFYCQQTPHGSFVMGFGDPNELKEHVVTSSWNFMEEMAEKVLPVLPPLAELRVVRQWAGLYNMSPDAQPILGEMPNLQGFFNAVGFSGHGFMLAPVTGMLMAELMSGQEPHLDIKPLSIERFEKGELLREPSVV, from the coding sequence ATGAATAAAAATACAGCTGAAGTCGTCATTATCGGCGGTGGGATAATCGGCTGCGCCACCGCATATTATCTGGCTAAGGCCGGGGTAACCGATGTCGTTGTGGTGGAGCGAAACTACCTGTCCAGCGGGTCCACCGGTCGCTGCGGCGCAGGTGTCCGTCAGCAGTGGGGCCTGAAGATGAATTGTCTTCTGGCCAAGGAAAGCATCCGCGCTTTTGAAACTCTGAATGAAGAATTAGATACAGGATTTGATATAGAGTTCAAGCAAAAGGGCTATTTGATGCTGGCCTATAACGAAAAGATGGTGGAGCAGTATAAGAAGAATGTCGCGCTGCAACAATCCTTGGACATTCCAGTTAAACTAATTACTCCGGATGAGGCCAAGGAGATCGTGCCGCATCTGAACACCGATGGTTTGCTGGCAGCCACCTTCTGCCCCACCGATGGTCATATTAATCCATTTACGGCAACAATCTCGTACGCTGAGGCGGCCAAACGTCTGGGTGTGCGGGTAATGACCTATACCGAAGTTACCGGTATTGAGGTGGAAAATAACAAGGTGGTGGCAGTGAACACCAGCAATGGAAAAATTCACACCAACAAGGTGTTCAATGCGTCCGGCGGTTATTCCAGGGAAGTCGGGGCAATGGCGGGGGTTGAACTGCCAACCCATCCTGAGCGTCACCAAATTCTCGTTACCGAGCCGGTTGCACGCCTGCAGGACCCAATGGTTATCTCCCTGCAGCACGGGTTCTATTGTCAGCAAACACCCCACGGCAGCTTCGTGATGGGCTTTGGCGACCCCAACGAGCTCAAAGAGCATGTGGTCACATCTTCCTGGAATTTCATGGAGGAGATGGCCGAAAAGGTGTTACCGGTGCTGCCGCCTCTGGCTGAGCTCCGGGTTGTACGCCAGTGGGCGGGGCTCTATAATATGAGTCCCGACGCCCAACCGATTCTCGGTGAAATGCCGAATCTCCAAGGATTTTTCAATGCAGTTGGTTTCAGTGGCCACGGCTTTATGCTGGCTCCGGTTACTGGCATGTTGATGGCCGAGTTGATGAGCGGCCAAGAGCCACACTTGGACATCAAGCCACTGTCCATCGAGCGCTTTGAAAAGGGAGAATTGCTTCGGGAACCTTCTGTTGTATAA